One genomic region from Terriglobales bacterium encodes:
- a CDS encoding glutamine--tRNA ligase/YqeY domain fusion protein, translating to MSTINPETAAASAPAESRPSNFLRDKIIEDLKAGKYKSVQTRFPPEPNGYLHIGHAKAICIDFGLADEFGGRTNLRFDDTNPEKEETEYVESIMEDVRWLGFEWEGLYYASDYFDQLYEWAVQLIKAGKAYVDDLAADEVREYRGTLTQRGKESPYRNRTIEENLELFERMRNGEFPDGSRTLRAKIDMASPNLNLRDPVLYRILHSEHHRTGNEWCIYPMYDYAHGQSDSIERVTHSMCTLEFADHRPLYEWFIRELGIFPSQQIEFDRLNLTYTLLSKRKLLQLVQEGHVNGWDDPRMPTLSGIRRRGYPPEAIRNFVTAAGVSRTNGVVDFAMLEHFVREDLNLHAPRVMAVLKPLKVVIDNYPEGQVEQMDAVNNPEDPSAGARKVPFSRVLYIEQDDFREVPPKHYYRLSPGKEVRLRYGYFITGTGVVKDDRTGEIVEVHCTYDPATRGGNAADGRKVKATIHWVSAAHAVEGEVRLYDKLFSKPNPSETEEGQDFTANLNANSLDVVRSCKMEPSLSGAAVGVRYQFERLGYFCVDPDSREGKLVFNRTVALKDTWAKVEQRGRSAG from the coding sequence ATGAGCACAATCAATCCTGAGACCGCTGCAGCCAGTGCCCCGGCTGAGTCTCGCCCGTCTAACTTTCTGCGCGACAAAATTATCGAGGACCTTAAGGCCGGCAAGTACAAGAGCGTGCAGACTCGATTTCCTCCGGAGCCGAATGGCTATCTGCACATTGGTCATGCCAAAGCCATCTGCATCGACTTCGGCTTAGCCGACGAATTCGGCGGCCGCACTAACCTGCGCTTTGACGACACCAATCCCGAGAAAGAAGAGACCGAGTACGTCGAGTCCATTATGGAGGACGTCAGGTGGCTCGGCTTCGAGTGGGAGGGCCTGTATTACGCCTCCGATTATTTCGATCAACTCTACGAGTGGGCGGTTCAGTTGATCAAGGCCGGGAAGGCGTACGTGGACGACCTAGCGGCCGACGAAGTGCGCGAATACCGCGGCACTCTAACCCAGCGGGGAAAAGAATCGCCGTATCGCAACCGTACGATCGAAGAGAACCTCGAGCTATTCGAGCGCATGCGCAACGGCGAGTTTCCAGACGGCTCGCGAACACTGCGGGCCAAAATCGATATGGCGTCGCCGAACCTGAACCTGCGCGATCCCGTGCTCTACCGGATCCTGCACTCCGAGCATCATCGCACGGGCAATGAATGGTGCATTTATCCGATGTACGACTACGCGCACGGGCAGTCAGATTCCATCGAGCGCGTCACCCATTCCATGTGCACGCTGGAATTTGCTGATCACCGTCCGCTGTATGAATGGTTCATCCGCGAGTTGGGGATCTTTCCGTCGCAACAGATCGAGTTCGACCGCCTGAATTTGACTTATACGCTACTGAGCAAGCGTAAGCTGCTGCAGTTGGTCCAGGAAGGCCATGTCAACGGGTGGGATGACCCGCGCATGCCTACGCTCTCCGGTATCCGCCGACGTGGTTATCCGCCGGAAGCAATTCGCAACTTCGTTACCGCTGCGGGCGTCTCGCGCACCAATGGCGTGGTAGATTTCGCCATGCTGGAGCACTTCGTGCGCGAGGACCTCAACCTGCACGCCCCTCGCGTGATGGCGGTGCTGAAGCCGCTGAAGGTCGTCATCGATAACTACCCCGAGGGGCAGGTCGAGCAAATGGATGCCGTAAACAATCCTGAGGATCCCTCGGCCGGCGCGCGCAAAGTGCCGTTCTCGCGGGTGCTGTACATCGAGCAGGATGATTTTCGCGAGGTTCCTCCCAAACACTACTATCGACTTTCCCCGGGAAAGGAGGTTCGCCTGCGTTACGGCTACTTCATTACCGGCACGGGAGTCGTGAAGGATGACCGAACCGGCGAGATCGTCGAGGTTCACTGCACGTATGATCCTGCAACTCGTGGCGGCAATGCTGCGGATGGGCGAAAAGTGAAGGCTACGATTCATTGGGTCTCGGCCGCACACGCGGTGGAAGGAGAAGTGCGCCTGTATGACAAGCTCTTCAGCAAGCCCAATCCGAGCGAAACTGAAGAGGGGCAGGATTTCACCGCCAATCTGAATGCCAACTCGCTGGACGTCGTCCGCAGCTGCAAGATGGAGCCGTCACTTAGCGGGGCTGCGGTTGGCGTCCGATATCAATTCGAGCGCCTGGGATACTTCTGTGTCGATCCCGATTCCCGCGAAGGGAAGCTGGTATTCAACCGCACCGTAGCGCTCAAAGACACCTGGGCTAAGGTCGAACAACGGGGCAGAAGCGCAGGGTAG
- a CDS encoding malate synthase: protein MPIKEAASIREDIVNRFPELFGSKKVNGREINLEQAIDTLSEELRPAIADALSARRKLLQSSEAVQQRYAWPQWEEKFEDPVSGKSWSYRQIVQGMIDNFVGRESEWRWRLNDQVPIPKDVHPLDNPGLELTGPWHPLDMAFNALNSSAPMNMPDFEDASPPHFQPDGTSSNEPVGVFAAMQNAKEIFEGRWTGRAYEVLKKGKTRKYLINNPTSKWPTRLVRPPSIHVLYDHVIVGGRPAPGLIPVVLLWVLNNYDALKKLGTGVYFYIPKIQTPQEALIFEKLLARVEDMIGVSAGTFKIKMLYEEGNAGRFLPAIAWVLRRRLLGTNVGRWDYLGSLIEIWKDDPKGIFPDPQTVGMATPNMIAYQRYNALVMLMAGMKNGELRNSAPIGGMAAVMIYQPSDPYGRSRYNPLALRAMAIDKLRERILGLMFVPEGPLPQPPSLEEILAGRVKGKLYDAYRQSWVASPEPAYVEAGNAPLRIAIEKLQSVVEAPQEIVEVNGKPLPTVASGLTDSERSLFQARGLLNAQGKITPSVIAKEMLDTPEKILSQERWDGVYGVPKGEVTIEHIQHSFYMAANYGYQILNGNFAAAIDDYELKLRFMNDLATYRIYVSWLWSLAHHQAVITKDGYIKAPELTEDGVVPAVDSYPVKAGTRFTPDLFNRVWDLHNQWTNAFFAEQDRHSDPGRFDRSKAPVIMELLKRQLLSPRYIQHSARVLFVVGQANDRLRAQLLDALFDLSREEVVKRVNAGKMDRAALAAHDYAYDIFPGSA, encoded by the coding sequence ATGCCGATCAAAGAAGCTGCCAGCATCCGCGAGGACATCGTGAATAGGTTCCCGGAGCTGTTCGGGAGCAAAAAGGTGAATGGCCGGGAAATCAACCTCGAACAGGCAATCGATACACTTAGCGAAGAGTTGCGGCCCGCAATTGCCGACGCACTCAGCGCGCGGCGGAAGCTGCTGCAGTCTTCGGAAGCGGTTCAGCAACGCTATGCGTGGCCACAGTGGGAGGAAAAATTTGAAGATCCCGTGAGCGGGAAATCCTGGTCTTATCGTCAGATCGTTCAGGGCATGATCGACAATTTTGTCGGCCGCGAAAGCGAATGGCGCTGGCGGCTCAACGATCAGGTGCCCATCCCGAAAGATGTTCACCCGCTCGACAATCCCGGCCTGGAGCTGACCGGGCCGTGGCATCCGCTGGACATGGCGTTCAATGCCCTGAACAGTTCGGCGCCCATGAACATGCCGGATTTTGAGGACGCTTCGCCGCCGCACTTCCAGCCCGACGGCACCTCCAGTAACGAGCCAGTGGGAGTCTTCGCGGCGATGCAAAACGCCAAAGAAATTTTCGAGGGCCGCTGGACCGGCCGCGCCTACGAAGTGCTGAAGAAGGGCAAGACGCGCAAATATCTAATCAACAATCCGACCTCGAAGTGGCCTACGCGGCTCGTCCGGCCACCCAGTATCCACGTGCTCTACGATCATGTGATAGTAGGTGGAAGGCCTGCGCCGGGGCTGATTCCTGTGGTCCTGCTGTGGGTCCTGAACAACTACGACGCGCTCAAGAAGCTCGGCACCGGCGTGTATTTTTACATTCCGAAAATTCAGACGCCGCAGGAAGCGCTCATATTCGAAAAGCTGCTGGCGCGCGTGGAGGACATGATCGGTGTGTCGGCCGGCACTTTCAAGATCAAGATGCTGTATGAGGAGGGCAATGCCGGCCGCTTCCTTCCCGCCATCGCGTGGGTGCTGCGCCGCCGATTGCTGGGAACGAACGTCGGACGCTGGGACTATCTGGGCAGCCTGATCGAGATCTGGAAAGACGATCCTAAGGGTATCTTCCCCGATCCGCAGACAGTTGGCATGGCCACTCCGAACATGATTGCCTATCAGCGCTACAACGCGCTGGTGATGCTCATGGCGGGCATGAAGAATGGCGAGCTGCGCAATTCGGCGCCCATTGGCGGCATGGCTGCGGTGATGATCTATCAACCCAGTGATCCCTATGGCCGTTCGCGCTACAACCCTCTGGCGCTTCGTGCCATGGCGATCGACAAGCTGCGCGAGCGCATACTGGGGCTCATGTTTGTGCCCGAAGGGCCGCTACCCCAGCCGCCCAGCCTGGAAGAGATTCTCGCAGGCCGGGTGAAAGGCAAGCTGTACGACGCGTATCGTCAGAGCTGGGTCGCCAGTCCGGAACCGGCTTACGTGGAGGCGGGGAATGCGCCGCTGCGCATTGCGATTGAAAAACTGCAGTCGGTTGTCGAGGCCCCGCAGGAGATAGTGGAGGTAAATGGCAAGCCGCTGCCCACTGTCGCCAGCGGCCTGACTGACTCCGAGCGCAGCTTGTTCCAGGCGCGCGGGCTGCTGAACGCCCAGGGCAAGATCACACCATCAGTCATCGCCAAAGAAATGCTGGACACGCCGGAGAAAATCTTGAGCCAGGAACGCTGGGATGGGGTATACGGTGTGCCCAAAGGCGAGGTCACGATCGAGCACATTCAGCACTCGTTCTACATGGCGGCGAACTACGGCTACCAGATCCTGAACGGCAACTTTGCCGCCGCCATCGACGATTACGAGCTCAAGCTGCGCTTCATGAACGACCTGGCCACCTATCGGATTTATGTTTCGTGGCTGTGGAGCCTTGCCCATCACCAGGCAGTCATTACCAAAGACGGCTACATCAAGGCGCCCGAGCTTACTGAGGATGGCGTGGTTCCGGCAGTAGACTCGTACCCGGTGAAGGCCGGCACCCGCTTCACCCCTGACCTGTTCAACAGAGTATGGGATCTCCACAACCAGTGGACGAACGCGTTCTTCGCCGAACAGGACCGCCACAGCGATCCCGGTCGGTTTGATCGCAGCAAGGCGCCGGTAATCATGGAGCTGTTGAAGCGGCAATTGCTTTCGCCGCGCTACATCCAGCACAGCGCGCGCGTATTGTTCGTGGTCGGCCAGGCCAACGATCGCCTGCGTGCGCAGCTTCTGGATGCTTTATTTGATCTCTCACGCGAGGAAGTCGTGAAGCGAGTCAATGCGGGCAAGATGGACAGGGCTGCTCTGGCCGCGCACGACTACGCTTACGATATTTTCCCGGGCAGTGCGTAG